In Myxocyprinus asiaticus isolate MX2 ecotype Aquarium Trade chromosome 3, UBuf_Myxa_2, whole genome shotgun sequence, the following proteins share a genomic window:
- the LOC127427671 gene encoding complement C5-like isoform X3 has product MIDLTDINGAKPLLPPFKIPLKPTFGIWKIVATYAETFQTSATAEFEVKEYVLPSISLHIEPDANYVSAENFESFKLKISAKYIHGTPVSVADVFLRYGYCLAETIVMIPSTHSRHMMKDGKLEVTLNIKWALSKMPDGPQQLRDMGENSFLRVSVLLQESTGGISQQAVLSNVKFAQSPFTLSLIATPPFIKPGLPYSIRVLVQDPLGEPVKGVPVKARATITRVNNEQEQLKFLGYLDTITETSQRDGIAHFISNIPDEVEKAEFSFETADNSWNQAQLTLKAESYVSINHRYLYINLLSESSQFKVGEYIKASIYFHYRDYLSLKTFSYQVISRGKVVQFATIDRVSDKSQSLNIHVTPEMVPSARLLVYYILSGEIKAELVADSVWIDVKANCVNNLNMDLSTLNTQRSYEPKDKLELSVSTKSTRGESLVALSAVDTALYKLKPNDKDPMNKILRHVEQSDLGCGGGGGKNNADVFDRAGLTFMTNANGQTPSAAGVCTAKVRPKRSGDLSNEYQKIARQYKLCYNFCIKGTQSDPTLTTCTDRARNLVGRCKDVFIKCCEAGIALRKKKENTIFLSRAAIKFLTDTAPYQIRSFFPESWLWEEHTISKSGSVIIKKSLPDSLTTWELKAIGVFNEGICVSDPENVQVSQDISVNVPLPYSMVRGEQIELKGSVYNQLSSRIEYSVTLTAPEGVCVFHGIQRGKYGGLHENKGIIDAHSVALVKFYIMALEVGTHTLTFTLKTKSWTESVVKKLRVVPEGIRKEIPTGGRIDPRGVYGTPIHKLELKTSVPPKIVPKSAVERVLIIDGEVLGKLLSIINKPEGLKQLTNLPRGSAEMELMALLPVYYVYHYLESTERWGILGQEASASHKELKRKMQAGITSIMSFKLTREFAFSMWSNEDKSASTWVTALVVKTFTDMNEYVPVKNSLLVNTINWLITQCQNNDGSFTEKSTIKPLKRMGAGADVTEETVYLTSFVMIGINNALKIQNVNLQAFKIAIDQAARYLFSQTAKIKNVYVRAIASYALTQADINSMPAVRLYEGLKKEAQIEGDPVTVRFWGNQKVIKDQLKPSKATAKMVETTVYVLLNALLRGDSSYAKPILNWLTQDQRYGGGLHSTQDAILTLEALTKYSILTKESALDMVVNIEYRTKGDISRIKLTQQKPVAKPIEVTQNDDIIIKTTMSSGVSFATLRTVYYEMTESNENCQFDTSIDMHDRIPNSDDPMLLSQRIVACAKYKAPENAADRETGLTVMEINLPTGVSPVLEDLDMYQGGIESRFSNYEVMGDQVILQIDSIPSDKFYCVGFRIQEEFETGMASASVFKVYEFHDRANECIKYYYPKSRRLLRLCEGDQCRCMAAECCNFKSTTDSRITVNQRLKDVCKESVKYAFRVLIQSSEAAGDFVTYKANVEAVLQKEQADDIKKDSEIELVKKATCNSNFEVGKKYLIMTAESIQMRVGHVYKYKFPMDSHAWVDWWPRDSDCKDEACRQHVSVLNDFEFEYILSGCGDK; this is encoded by the exons TTTTGGAATCTGGAAAATTGTGGCCACCTATGCCGAGACATTTCAAACATCTGCCACTGCTGAATTTGAGGTCAAGGAATATG TGCTACCCAGCATTTCACTCCACATTGAGCCTGACGCAAACTACGTCAGTGCTGAGAACTTTGAGTCTTTCAAATTGAAGATTTCAGCCAA ATATATCCATGGAACGCCAGTAAGTGTGGCGGATGTGTTCTTGAGGTATGGATACTGTTTAGCAGAAACAATTGTCATGATCCCCTCAACGCATTCAAGACATATG ATGAAAGATGGAAAGTTGGAAGTCACTCTTAACATCAAGTGGGCTCTGTCGAAGATGCCTGATGGGCCTCAACAACTGAGAGACATGGGCGAAAACAGTTTTCTTCGTGTGTCAGTTTTACTGCAAGAGTCAACTG GTGGCATTTCCCAGCAGGCAGTGCTCTCAAATGTGAAATTTGCACAATCTCCTTTTACCCTGAGTCTGATTGCAACTCCTCCTTTCATAAAACCAGGCTTACCATACTCTATTAGA GTCTTGGTTCAGGATCCTTTGGGTGAACCAGTAAAAGGTGTGCCAGTCAAGGCAAGAGCAACTATAACTAGagttaacaatgaacaagaacagCTCAAATTCTTAGGGTACCTGGATACAATTACAGAGACAAGTCAGAGGGATGGAATTGCTCATTTCATCAGTAATATACCTGATGAAGTGGAAAAAGCTGAATTCTCT TTTGAGACAGCGGATAATTCTTGGAATCAGGCTCAACTTACACTAAAGGCTGAATCATATGTGTCTATCAACCATCGTTACCTGTACATCAATTTACTATCGGAATCATCACAATTTAAAGTTGGAGAGTATATTAAGGCcagcatttactttcattatcgTGACTATCTTTCCCTGAAGACCTTCAGCTACCAG GTCATCTCAAGAGGCAAAGTTGTGCAGTTTGCCACAATTGATCGTGTCAGTGACAAGAGTCAGAGCCTTAACATTCACGTGACCCCTGAAATGGTGCCATCTGCTCGCCTACTAGTGTACTACATCCTGTCTGGGGAGATAAAAGCTGAGCTTGTGGCAGACTCTGTGTGGATTGATGTTAAGGCCAACTGTgtgaataatttaaat ATGGACCTCTCAACTCTCAACACACAGCGAAGCTATGAACCCAAAGATAAACTTGAATTAAGCGTGTCAACTAAGAGCACCAGAGGAGAGTCCCTAGTGGCTTTGTCTGCTGTAGACACAGCCTTGTACAAACTAAAACCTAATGATAAGGACCCAATGAATAAG ATACTGCGACATGTTGAGCAAAGTGACTTGGGATGCGGAGGAGGAGGGGGCAAAAATAATGCTGATGTGTTTGACCGTGCCGGACTAACATTCATGACCAATGCAAATGGCCAGACCCCTAGCGCAG cAGGGGTTTGCACAGCTAAGGTTAGGCCAAAGCGTTCAGGTGACCTGAGTAATGAGTATCAGAAAATTG CCCGTCAATATAAGCTGTGCTATAACTTCTGCATAAAAGGGACACAAAGTGACCCGACCCTCACAACCTGTACAGATCGTGCTAGGAACTTGGTGGGTAGGTGTAAGGATGTCTTCATCAAATGCTGTGAAGCTGGTATAGCACTtcgtaaaaagaaagaaaatacgaTTTTCCTAAGTCGTGCAG CAATAAAGTTTCTGACGGATACGGCACCATATCAAATTCGGAGCTTCTTCCCTGAGAGTTGGCTATGGGAGGAACACACAATCAGCAA gTCTGGATCAGTCATTATCAAAAAAAGTCTCCCAGATTCACTGACTACATGGGAGCTGAAAGCGATTGGGGTTTTCAATGAGG GGATATGTGTGTCAGATCCTGAAAATGTTCAGGTGTCTCAGGATATTAGTGTGAATGTCCCTTTGCCTTATTCCATGGTGCGGGGAGAGCAGATTGAGCTCAAGGGGTCCGTCTACAATCAGCTTTCTTCAAGAATTGAG TACTCTGTGACCTTGACTGCAccagagggagtgtgtgtgtttcatggTATTCAACGGGGGAAATATGGAGGACTACATGAAAACAAGGGGATTATAGATGCTCATTCTGTGGCCTTGGTCAAATTCTACATCATGGCATTGGAAGTGGGCACTCATACACtcactttcactttaaaaaccAAATCCTGGACTGAGAGTGTGGTCAAGAAGTTGAGAGTCGTG ccTGAGGGAATCAGAAAAGAAATACCAACTGGAGGAAGGATAGATCCAAGGGGTGTCTATG GTACTCCAATACATAAACTTGAGTTAAAAACCTCTGTTCCTCCAAAAATTGTGCCAAAGTCAGCTGTGGAACGTGTTCTCATTATTGATG GTGAAGTACTGGGGAAGCTTCTGTCAATAATAAATAAACCAGAGGGTTTAAAGCAGTTGACTAACCTGCCAAGAGGCTCAGCAGAGATGGAGCTCATGGCTCTTTTGCCAGTCTACTATGTCTACCACTACCTGGAGAGCACAGAGAGATGGGGCATTCTGGGGCAAGAGGCATCTGCAAGTCACAAGGAATTAAAGAGGAAGATGCAAGCTG GCATCACAAGCATCATGTCTTTTAAGTTGACACGAGAATTTGCCTTTAGCATGTGGTCAAATGAGGACAAATCAGCCAGCACATG GGTGACAGCTCTCGTTGTCAAGACGTTTACTGATATGAATGAATACGTCCCTGTGAAAAACAGTCTGCTAGTCAACACAATAAATTGGCTGATAACACAGTGTCAAAATAATGATGGTTCCTTCACTGAGAAATCAACAATCAAACCACTCAAACGTATG GGTGCCGGAGCAGATGTCACTGAAGAGACAGTTTATCTCACATCTTTTGTCATGATTGGAATCAATAATGCTCTGAAGATCCAAAATGTTAATTTACAG GCCTTTAAAATTGCAATAGATCAAGCAGCAAGATACCTCTTCTCTCAGACGGCGAAGATTAAAAACGTATATGTCAGAGCCATTGCATCCTACGCCCTGACACAAgcagacataaacagtatgcctGCAGTCAGACTTTACGAGGGACTCAAAAAAGAGGCACAAATTGAAG gTGACCCGGTCACGGTTCGTTTTTGGGGTAACCAAAAAGTCATCAAGGATCAATTAAAACCCAGTAAAGCAACAGCAAAGATGGTGGAAACAACAGTTTATGTTCTGCTTAATGCTTTACTTAGAGGGGATTCCAGCTATGCAAAACCAATCCTGAACTGGTTAACGCAAGACCAGAGATATGGAGGGGGCCTCCATTCAAcacag GATGCTATTCTCACTTTGGAAGCCCTAACCAAGTACAGCATCCTAACCAAAGAATCCGCTTTAGACATGGTGGTCAACATTGAATACAGGACTAAAGGTGACATCAGTCGCATCAAACTAACACAGCAGAAGCCAGTGGCAAAACCAATAGAG gtgactCAAAATGACGATATCATCATCAAAACAACAATGAGCTCTGGCGTGTCGTTTGCCACA ttgAGAACAGTGTACTATGAAATGACTGAAAGTAATGAAAACTGCCAATTTGATACTTCAATTGACATGCATGACCGTATACCAAATTCAGATG ATCCTATGCTTTTGTCACAGCGGATTGTGGCTTGTGCAAA ATATAAGGCACCAGAAAATGCAGCTGACAGGGAGACAGGACTCactgtcatggaaattaatttgcCGACTGGAGTGAGCCCAGTTCTGGAAGATCTAGATATG TACCAGGGTGGAATTGAGTCTCGATTTTCCAACTATGAAGTCATGGGTGACCAAGTTATCCTTCAAATTGATTCA ATACCCTCAGACAAGTTCTACTGTGTGGGTTTCCGCATTCAAGAGGAGTTTGAAACTGGCATGGCCAGTGCCTCTGTATTCAAAGTTTATGAATTTCATGATCGAG CAAATGAATGTATAAAGTACTACTATCCAAAAAGCCGTAGGCTGTTACGACTTTGTGAGGGAGACCAATGCCGGTGCATGGCAG CGGAATGTTGCAACTTTAAATCCACCACTGATTCCAGGATCACCGTTAACCAGCGCTTAAAGGATGTGTGCAAAGAAAGTGTAAAATATG cTTTTAGAGTGTTAATTCAATCCTCTGAGGCAGCTGGGGATTTTGTTACTTACAAAGCAAATGTTGAAGCAGTCCTCCAAAAAG AACAAGCAGATGACATAAAAAAAGATTCAGAGATAGAATTGGTTAAAAAGGCAACTTGCAATTCAAATTTTGAAGTTGGCAAGAAGTATCTAATAATGACTGCTGAGAGCATACAGATGCGAGTGGGTCATGTTTACAA GTATAAGTTTCCTATGGACTCACATGCTTGGGTGGACTGGTGGCCACGTGACTCTGACTGCAAAGATGAAGCCTGCAGACAACATGTCAGCGTTTTGAATGATTTTGAATTCGAATACATATTATCTGGCTGTGGGGATAAGTGA